In one Sesamum indicum cultivar Zhongzhi No. 13 linkage group LG12, S_indicum_v1.0, whole genome shotgun sequence genomic region, the following are encoded:
- the LOC105175139 gene encoding germacrene-D synthase-like isoform X1 yields MEFGSSNFPIFTKNDDLDDVRRSVKFHPTIWGEYFLAYASTEISSVEKDELQKQKKMMRKVLNQTPDDSSHKLELIDAIQRLGVSYHFEEEIGKSLKCIYDIYSECSNKDNNVRSVALRFRLLRQQGYAISPDVFSKFTDKEGNFNEMMFENVEDLLDLYEAAHFGVDGDEILDKALEFSSSKLQFLLPIMTTSLSKQVKEALKIPILKSLTRLGAWKFIAAYQQHKSHNEILLNFAKLDFNIVQKMHQKELSLITRWWKDLNFTNKLSFARDRVAECYFWILGVYFEPQYQFERRILTKVLALISIMDDIYDIYGTLEDLQLFTRIVQRWDVNDLDQLPPYMGICYKAFLDVYLEMEAEVENGGESYLVQYTKEEMKKLTRAFLQEAEWVYSKYMPTMEEYTEVALVTTGHAMMATLSLIGVRNTVTKKDLEWITSKPLIVQASAIVCRFMDDIVGFGIEKKYTAVHCYMNQNGASKMDTFAQLREQVKKAWKDMNQECLEPTPVSMSILKPVVDLARVIHLLYADNDDYTNSQTNTRDYISCVLVEPLTT; encoded by the exons ATGGAATTTGGTTCATCAAATTTTCCTATTTTCACTAAAAATGACGATTTAGATGATGTTCGTCGCTCAGTCAAATTTCATCCCACCATTTGGGGAGAATATTTCTTGGCGTATGCCTCTACG gAAATATCTAGTGTTGAAAAGGACGAACtccaaaagcaaaaaaaaatgatgaggAAGGTACTGAACCAAACGCCAGATGATTCATCTCACAAATTAGAACTTATTGACGCAATCCAACGCCTTGGAGTAAGCTATcattttgaagaagaaattggaaaatcCTTAAAATGCATTTATGACATTTACTCGGAGTGCAGTAACAAAGACAACAATGTCCGTAGTGTTGCTCTGCGTTTTCGTTTACTCAGACAACAAGGTTATGCTATCTCGCCTG ATGTGTTCAGCAAATTCACGGACAAGGAAGGAAATTTTAATGAGATGATGTTCGAAAATGTTGAAGACTTATTAGATTTATATGAGGCGGCACATTTTGGAGTAGATGGGGATGAAATTCTTGATAAAGCATTAGAGTTTTCCTCCTCTAAACTTCAGTTTTTACTCCCAATCATGACCACTTCTCTTTCCAAACAAGTAAAAGAAGCCTTGAAGATCCCAATACTCAAGAGTTTGACGAGGTTGGGAGCCTGGAAATTCATTGCTGCCTACCAACAACATAAATCACATAATGAGATACTATTGAATTTCGCAAAGTTGGATTTCAATATTGTACAAAAGATGCATCAGAAAGAGCTCAGTCTTATTACAAG GTGGTGGaaggatttaaattttacaaataaattatcttttgcAAGAGATAGAGTGGCAGAATGCTACTTTTGGATATTGGGAGTGTACTTCGAGCCCCAATACCAATTTGAAAGAAGAATACTCACCAAAGTCCTTGCTCTGATTTCCATTATGGATGACATTTACGACATCTATGGCACGTTAGAGGATCTCCAACTCTTTACGAGAATTGTTCAGAG GTGGGATGTTAATGACCTGGACCAATTGCCACCGTACATGGGAATATGTTACAAAGCCTTTTTAGATGTGTACCTTGAGATGGAAGCTGAAGTGGAGAATGGAGGGGAATCATATCTTGTTCAATATACAAAAGaagag atgaaaaaattgacGAGGGCATTTTTACAAGAGGCAGAATGGGTTTACAGTAAGTATATGCCAACGATGGAGGAATATACAGAGGTGGCTCTTGTAACTACTGGTCATGCGATGATGGCAACACTTTCCCTGATTGGTGTGAGAAACACAGTGACGAAGAAAGACCTTGAATGGATTACAAGTAAACCCCTAATAGTACAAGCATCGGCAATCGTTTGTCGATTCATGGACGACATCGTGGGATTTGGg attgagaaaaaatacaCAGCAGTGCATTGTTACATGAACCAAAATGGTGCTTCAAAGATGGACACTTTTGCTCAACTTAGGGAACAAGTGAAGAAAGCATGGAAAGATATGAATCAAGAATGCCTTGAACCGACACCAGTCTCCATGTCGATCCTTAAACCTGTTGTCGATCTTGCTCGTGTCATACATCTCTTGTACGCGGATAATGATGACTACACCAATTCCCAAACTAATACGAGAGACTATATAAGCTGCGTGCTGGTCGAGCCTCTGACGACCTGA
- the LOC105175139 gene encoding beta-caryophyllene synthase-like isoform X2: MEFGSSNFPIFTKNDDLDDVRRSVKFHPTIWGEYFLAYASTEISSVEKDELQKQKKMMRKVLNQTPDDSSHKLELIDAIQRLGVSYHFEEEIGKSLKCIYDIYSECSNKDNNVRSVALRFRLLRQQGYAISPDVFSKFTDKEGNFNEMMFENVEDLLDLYEAAHFGVDGDEILDKALEFSSSKLQFLLPIMTTSLSKQVKEALKIPILKSLTRLGAWKFIAAYQQHKSHNEILLNFAKLDFNIVQKMHQKELSLITRWDVNDLDQLPPYMGICYKAFLDVYLEMEAEVENGGESYLVQYTKEEMKKLTRAFLQEAEWVYSKYMPTMEEYTEVALVTTGHAMMATLSLIGVRNTVTKKDLEWITSKPLIVQASAIVCRFMDDIVGFGIEKKYTAVHCYMNQNGASKMDTFAQLREQVKKAWKDMNQECLEPTPVSMSILKPVVDLARVIHLLYADNDDYTNSQTNTRDYISCVLVEPLTT; encoded by the exons ATGGAATTTGGTTCATCAAATTTTCCTATTTTCACTAAAAATGACGATTTAGATGATGTTCGTCGCTCAGTCAAATTTCATCCCACCATTTGGGGAGAATATTTCTTGGCGTATGCCTCTACG gAAATATCTAGTGTTGAAAAGGACGAACtccaaaagcaaaaaaaaatgatgaggAAGGTACTGAACCAAACGCCAGATGATTCATCTCACAAATTAGAACTTATTGACGCAATCCAACGCCTTGGAGTAAGCTATcattttgaagaagaaattggaaaatcCTTAAAATGCATTTATGACATTTACTCGGAGTGCAGTAACAAAGACAACAATGTCCGTAGTGTTGCTCTGCGTTTTCGTTTACTCAGACAACAAGGTTATGCTATCTCGCCTG ATGTGTTCAGCAAATTCACGGACAAGGAAGGAAATTTTAATGAGATGATGTTCGAAAATGTTGAAGACTTATTAGATTTATATGAGGCGGCACATTTTGGAGTAGATGGGGATGAAATTCTTGATAAAGCATTAGAGTTTTCCTCCTCTAAACTTCAGTTTTTACTCCCAATCATGACCACTTCTCTTTCCAAACAAGTAAAAGAAGCCTTGAAGATCCCAATACTCAAGAGTTTGACGAGGTTGGGAGCCTGGAAATTCATTGCTGCCTACCAACAACATAAATCACATAATGAGATACTATTGAATTTCGCAAAGTTGGATTTCAATATTGTACAAAAGATGCATCAGAAAGAGCTCAGTCTTATTACAAG GTGGGATGTTAATGACCTGGACCAATTGCCACCGTACATGGGAATATGTTACAAAGCCTTTTTAGATGTGTACCTTGAGATGGAAGCTGAAGTGGAGAATGGAGGGGAATCATATCTTGTTCAATATACAAAAGaagag atgaaaaaattgacGAGGGCATTTTTACAAGAGGCAGAATGGGTTTACAGTAAGTATATGCCAACGATGGAGGAATATACAGAGGTGGCTCTTGTAACTACTGGTCATGCGATGATGGCAACACTTTCCCTGATTGGTGTGAGAAACACAGTGACGAAGAAAGACCTTGAATGGATTACAAGTAAACCCCTAATAGTACAAGCATCGGCAATCGTTTGTCGATTCATGGACGACATCGTGGGATTTGGg attgagaaaaaatacaCAGCAGTGCATTGTTACATGAACCAAAATGGTGCTTCAAAGATGGACACTTTTGCTCAACTTAGGGAACAAGTGAAGAAAGCATGGAAAGATATGAATCAAGAATGCCTTGAACCGACACCAGTCTCCATGTCGATCCTTAAACCTGTTGTCGATCTTGCTCGTGTCATACATCTCTTGTACGCGGATAATGATGACTACACCAATTCCCAAACTAATACGAGAGACTATATAAGCTGCGTGCTGGTCGAGCCTCTGACGACCTGA